From Lysobacter lycopersici:
CTGGCGCTGGCCGAAGGCATCGAAGTGGTGGCCGAAGCCGGAGACGGGCGCCAGGCAGTGGAGCAGATCCCGCTGGTCCGCCCCGACGTGGTGCTGATGGACATGCGCATGCCGGCGATGTCCGGGCTGGAGGCGCTGCAGACCTTGGCGCGCATCCAGCAGTTGCCGCCGACCATCATCCTGACCACCTTCGACGATGACCAGCTGGTGCTGGCCGGGATCAAGGCCGGCGCCAAGGGCTACCTGCTCAAGGACGTGTCGCTGGAGCAACTGGTCGGTGCGATCGAGACCGTCGCCGAAGGCGGTTCGCTGGTGCAGCCGGCGGTGACCCAGCGCCTGCTCTCGGGGCTGGAACACATGCGCAATGATTTCGTCAGCCTCGATCGCCCGGATCCGCTGACCGAACGCGAGACCGAAATCCTGCGGCTGATGGCCGGCGGATTTTCGAACAAGGAAATCGCCAACTCGCTGGGCGTGGCCGAAGGCACCA
This genomic window contains:
- a CDS encoding response regulator; this encodes MIRVFLVDDQTLVRQGIRSLLALAEGIEVVAEAGDGRQAVEQIPLVRPDVVLMDMRMPAMSGLEALQTLARIQQLPPTIILTTFDDDQLVLAGIKAGAKGYLLKDVSLEQLVGAIETVAEGGSLVQPAVTQRLLSGLEHMRNDFVSLDRPDPLTERETEILRLMAGGFSNKEIANSLGVAEGTIKNHVSNILSKLGVRDRTRAVLKAFELQLV